Genomic segment of uncultured Desulfobacter sp.:
ATACAGGTGTCTGTTTTATGAGCCCCGAGGCTCTGGTTTCACTTGCCCGGACCTTTGAATCCGGACAGCCGGTGTTTGATAAAATTATTACCCTGATTGACAAAGGGGGTAAAAAAAGCCGGGTCAAGGCCATTATCGGTACACCGATCAGTAAAATATTGTCCAGTTTCAATGTTCAGATCAATGAACGGGACCGAATCATCATCGGCGGACCCATGCGCGGCCATGCCACGTATACGGTGTACCACCCTGTGGTTCCGGATATGGATACAATTATCGTTCAAGACAGGGATATTGTTCCCGAGCTTTCGGACAATGCCTGTGTGAACTGCGGTGAGTGCATCCGCGTCTGTCCGGCTCATGTGCCCGTGAACCTGCTGGTTCGGTATCTTGAAGCAAACCTTTATGAAGAGGCAGCAGACAGGTTCGATTTGGAATCCTGTATCGAGTGTGGACTTTGCGCTTATGTATGCAGGGCCAGGATTCCTTTATATCAGTATATCCGCCTGGGCAAACATGAATTGTTGACCCTTCGTGAAAATGCTTGAAGATGGGAGAAAGCCAATGACAAATACTAAATTGATCGTTTCCCATGCCCCATTCTGGCATAACGGAGACAGCCTGTTTCAACAGAATCTGAGTTTTATTATCGCCCTTATACCGGCTGCACTTTTCGGTATCATGCATTTTGGCGCCCCCGCGCTTGGGGTGCTGACCCTTGCCATGTCGTCAGCCATGCTCTGGGAAGTGATCATGTCGATCATCTCCAAAGACAAACTGACCATAGGCAATATGGAATCCGCAGTCATCGGCCTGCTGCTGGGCATGATGCTGCCGGCCACAATACCCTGGTGGGTTGTGATAACCGGCACATTTGTCGCAGTTGTATTAGGCAAATACGTATTTGGCGGCACAGGTGCCAATCCTTTCAATCCAACCCTGGTGGGTATTGCCATTCTCATGATGTCCTGGCCGGCCTTCCTGGATTTTGATACAGCCTATGTATCATACCAGTTTAATTTTACTGCCCTTGCACCTCTTGTCGCATTAAAATCCCAGGGGATTTCCGCTGTGGCCTCATTCTCCAATTACGATTTGCTCATGGGCAACGAAGTAGGCGGTATCGGTTCCACCTTCGGGCTTGGCATCATTATCGGCGGCATTTACCTGATGCTCAGAGGTTATGCCCGTTGGGAAATTGTGGTCTCCTTTGTTGCCGGAATTCTGATTACCGCAACAATCTTTTATGTACTGCACCCTGACACATATGCGCCGCCTCTGTTTCACCTGCTTGCCGGCTACACCCTTTTCGGTGCCTTCTTTCTGGCTGTGGAAAATTCATCATCTCCGGTGAATCGCATCCCCATGCTGATTTACGGATTTTTAGGTGGATTCATGATTATTTTAGTCCGCAATATCGGTATCTATCCGGACGGAACTGTCCTGTCCATTCTGTTGATCAATCTTATCAATCCGCTGATTGATGTGATAAAACCCAAAGCCCTTGGAAAGGGGGTACCCAATGCGTGAGATGCTAAGTATGATTGTGGTACTGACCGTTCTCACGGCAGTATCCGGCGGGCTTCTGGCAGCAGTTGAAAAGTCAACCAAGCCCCAGATTGAAGAGCAGGTTCTGAAATTTCAGAAGGCACCGGCCATCAAAGAAATTTTTCCGGAGGTTACCAACAATCCGATTCAGGAGCGCTTTGATGTAACTGCTGACGATACCACGCTTCAGGTGTTTCCCGGCGTTCTTGCCGATGGCCAGAAAGCTGTGGCATTTGAAGCCAAAGGCACTGGTTTTGGCGGCCCTGTCGGCCTGATGGTCGGCATCAATCTTGATACCGATGAAATTATCGCCGTGCGCGTTACAACCCATTCGGAAACGCCCGGCATCGGTTCCAGAGCCAAGGATGACTTGTCCTTTGTTTCACAGTTTACCGGCTTGAATATGTCCGCCAATTTCGGCCTCAAAAAAGGCGGCGGCGAGATAGATGCCATGTCCGGTGCAACGGTCACGTCAGGCGGTGTCAGCCAGGCTGCACTTGCTGCCCAAGCGCTGTACAAGAAACTGAAACCTGAAATCGTTAAACAGATCGCTAACTAAGATCGTTCAGGAGAAATAATTATGGCACAATCCCTGGTAAAAGAATTTACAAAAGGTCTGTGGGCGGAGATCCCTCCGTTCCGGCTGGTTCTTGGGCTCTGTCCCACCCTTGCCGTAACCAAGACCGTAGAAAATGGTATAGGTATGGGCGTGGCCACCACCTTTGTTCTGGTGTTCTCCAACATACTGATATCCATGCTGAGAAATATAATTCCCTCAAAGGTCAGAATCGCCTGCTACATCGTAATCATCGCCACATTTGTTACCATTGTGGAGTTTATGATGCAGGCATATACCTACGAGCTGTTCCTGAAACTGGGTATTTTCATCCCCTTGATCGTTGTAAACTGTATTGTTCTGGGCCGGGCAGAAGCCTTTGCCGGTAAGAATACAATGATTCCCTCGGCGGCTGACGGACTGGGTATGGGTATCGGGTTTACCATGTCCCTGGCATCGCTTGGCGCCGTGCGCGAGCTGATTGGTGCCGGAACCTTGACGGTTTGGGGTGGTTCTCCCATTTTTACGATAGGTCATGGCTATGTTCCCTTCCATTTCATGATTGAAGCGCCGGGCGCATTTATCGGTCTGGGCCTGATGCTCTGTTTGATGAACCTCATCGGGCAAAAATAAGGAAAGGAGATTTATAACATGGGTGATTTATTTGTACTGGCAATCAGCTGTATTTTCATCAACAATATTCTCCTTGCCCAATTCCTAGGCAACTGCCCTTTTCTTGGTACCTCCAAGAAAATGGAAACCGCCCTGGGCATGGGTATGGCTGTTGTATTCGTTCTGGTTATGGCAGGCATGATAACCTGGATCGTTGACGCGTACCTGCTTAAAGCTCTGAATGTTGAATTCCTTCGCACCGTGTCCTTCATTCTGGTTATTGCCGCTCTGGTTCAGTTTGTGGAAATGTTTTTGAAAAAGAGTATCCCCGGACTCTATGCAGGCCTGGGCATCTTTCTTCCGCTGATTACAACCAACTGTGCTGTTATGGGTGTGTGTCTGATCAACATCAAGGAAGAATACACCTTTATTGAGGCGTTGGTATCCTCTTTTGCCTATGCTGTAGGCTTTGGCCTTGCTTTGGTACTGTTTGCAGGCGTCCGGGAACGGGTCATTCTGGCCAGAGTGCCCAAAGCTTTGCAGGATACCTCCATCGGTCTTGTGACTGCGGGTCTGATCGCACTGATCTTTACCGTCTTCAGAGGCATGGTTTAGTTTAACACAAAATATAATATAAGGTGATTCTATGATTCCAGCTATACTGCTAATGCTGGGCATTGGCGCAACATGCGGCATTGTGCTCAGTCTTGCTTCCAAAGTCTTTTATGTGTATGAAGACCCCAGAATCGCACAGGTAGAGAACAATCTTGCAGGCGCCAACTGCGGCGGCTGCGGATATGCGGGTTGTTCTGCAGCAGCAGAGGCCATTGTTTCAGGCAAGGAACCCCCGACACTTTGTATCGTCAACTCCAAGGACGGTGTGCAAGCGGTTTCTAAGATCATGGGTGTTGATGCGGGTGCGGCGGAAGCCCCTCTGTCTTACAACATGTGTGAGGGCGGAAACCGGGCTGCCGACAAATACCACTACATGGGTGTAACTTCCTGCAAGGCCATGTCTTCTATTTATGGCGGACACAGGGTTTGTACGGTGGGTTGCATCGGTCTTGGTGACTGTGTCAAGGCGTGTGCCTTCGGCGCCCTTGAAATGGGTCCCAACGGACATCCCGTGGTAGATGACGACAAATGCGTGGGTTGCGGTGCATGCCAGAAAGCTTGCCCCAAAGATATTATTGAAGTTAAAACCCTGACTGAAAAATTGATGAAATTCAACCAGCAGCATGATCCCTTGGCACCCTGTGCCCAGACATGCCCTGCTGAAATCAATATTCCCAGATATATCAGTCAGCTTAAAGCCGGCAAATATGCCGAAGCGGTCCAGACCATTCGCATGCGCAATCCGTTGCCCCTTGCCTGTGGTCGTGTTTGCCCCCATCCTTGTGAAAGCGAGTGCAGAAGGGGTATAGAAGATGAACCGGTATCCATCAATCAGCTTAAACGTTTTGTGGCCGATTATGAGATGAATTCCGGAAATAAGATCCCCATCCCATGTGCCCCGGAAAACGGCATGAAAGTGGCTGTTATCGGCGGTGGCCCCGGCGGTCTGTCCGCAGCATATTTTCTGCGCCGCATCGGTTACAAGGTCAGCATTTTTGAAGCCATGCCCAAATTGGGTGGTATGCTGCGCTATGGTATTCCCGAATATCGTCTGCCCAAGAAAATACTGGATTGGGAAATTCAGACCATTCTTGATCTTGGAATCAACGCATTCAACCATCTTCGGTTCGGTACCGATTTCGGCTTGGGTTCACTTATGGCCGGCGGCTATAATGCGGTATGTCTTACCGTTGGTGCCTGGAAAGATTACTCTTTGGGCATTGAAGGAGAAGATCTTCCCGGTTGCTTTACAGGTATTGATTTTCTCCAGCGCATGTCCTCTGGTCAAAAAGTAAAATTAGGCAAGACTGCAGCCATTGTCGGCGGTGGTAATACGGCTGTCGACTGTGCCAGAACACTGCTTCGCTGCGGCCTTGAAAAGGTATACATGGTATATCGTCGTACCAGAAAAGAGATGCCCGCCAATGAAGTTGAAATTGTGGCGTCTGAAGAGGAAGGCATTGAATTTGTTTTCCTGGCGGCACCCACACGGGTTATTGCCGGCGAAGACGGCAAATGCAAGCATCTTGAATACCTTAAAATGGAACTGGGCGAACCTGACAAATCAGGACGTCGCCGTCCCGTACCCATTGAAGGTTCCGAAACCAAACTGGATGTTGAAATGGTTATTTCTGCCATTGGTCAGTCCCCTGATGCATCTTTTAAAGAACAGGATCCCCATCGCAGAATGACGGAACTTGAACTGACCCGCTGGAACACCATTGATAACGATCCCACAACCCTGCAGTCTTCCGTGCCTTATATATTCACCGCTGGTGACTCGGCAACCGGACCTGCCCTTGTGGTTGACGCTATTGGTTCCGGACGACGTGCGGCAAGATCCATCGACCTGTTCCTCAAAGGCGAACCTGTTGAGCCGCCCAAGGATTCTCTGCAGCAAAAACGTATCCACGAATCCATTTTTAAATCCGTGGAAGGCATCACGCCTACGCCAAGAGCCAAGATGCCTGAACTTCCTGTAAGCGAACGTCTTGATTCGTTTATTGAAGTTGACCAGGTACTTGACGAAGAAGAAGCACACAGAGAAGCAAACCGGTGCCTGAACTGCTGCCGAATCTGTTACAATCCTGATACACCATTTCCCATTGCCAAGTAATCCGGCATTAAGGAAAAGATGAACATACGGGTCTGCCCGCTTTCGCGGCAGGCCCGTTTTAATTTCAACACAGAGTGATTAACACCTGATTGAAAGAGCCAAAGAATATAATTAAACATCGAAAACCGGAGCCTTCTTCCCCAAAATCCATGGGAAAATCTCACGAAAAGATCAAAAGAACGGTTTTGATTTCAGCCATCTTCTGCCTGGGCATTGGTACGTTCATTGGTGCCCCGGTGCTCTGGATGACTGTTTTCATAAAAGCATCTTCTTCCTCTCTGTCAAAACCGGTTACGTTTACTGTATCTTCGGGCCAGCACTTCACCACCATCGCCCAAAACCTTCAAGACCAGGGACTCATTTCAAACCTCATCGCCTTTAAAATTTATGTCCGGATCAAAAAGGCCGGGACTCAAATTAAAGCCGGGGAGTACGAAATGAACACCGGCATGAGCCCGAAAACCGT
This window contains:
- a CDS encoding RnfABCDGE type electron transport complex subunit D produces the protein MTNTKLIVSHAPFWHNGDSLFQQNLSFIIALIPAALFGIMHFGAPALGVLTLAMSSAMLWEVIMSIISKDKLTIGNMESAVIGLLLGMMLPATIPWWVVITGTFVAVVLGKYVFGGTGANPFNPTLVGIAILMMSWPAFLDFDTAYVSYQFNFTALAPLVALKSQGISAVASFSNYDLLMGNEVGGIGSTFGLGIIIGGIYLMLRGYARWEIVVSFVAGILITATIFYVLHPDTYAPPLFHLLAGYTLFGAFFLAVENSSSPVNRIPMLIYGFLGGFMIILVRNIGIYPDGTVLSILLINLINPLIDVIKPKALGKGVPNA
- a CDS encoding RnfABCDGE type electron transport complex subunit G; translation: MREMLSMIVVLTVLTAVSGGLLAAVEKSTKPQIEEQVLKFQKAPAIKEIFPEVTNNPIQERFDVTADDTTLQVFPGVLADGQKAVAFEAKGTGFGGPVGLMVGINLDTDEIIAVRVTTHSETPGIGSRAKDDLSFVSQFTGLNMSANFGLKKGGGEIDAMSGATVTSGGVSQAALAAQALYKKLKPEIVKQIAN
- a CDS encoding electron transport complex subunit E, with the translated sequence MAQSLVKEFTKGLWAEIPPFRLVLGLCPTLAVTKTVENGIGMGVATTFVLVFSNILISMLRNIIPSKVRIACYIVIIATFVTIVEFMMQAYTYELFLKLGIFIPLIVVNCIVLGRAEAFAGKNTMIPSAADGLGMGIGFTMSLASLGAVRELIGAGTLTVWGGSPIFTIGHGYVPFHFMIEAPGAFIGLGLMLCLMNLIGQK
- a CDS encoding RnfABCDGE type electron transport complex subunit A → MGDLFVLAISCIFINNILLAQFLGNCPFLGTSKKMETALGMGMAVVFVLVMAGMITWIVDAYLLKALNVEFLRTVSFILVIAALVQFVEMFLKKSIPGLYAGLGIFLPLITTNCAVMGVCLINIKEEYTFIEALVSSFAYAVGFGLALVLFAGVRERVILARVPKALQDTSIGLVTAGLIALIFTVFRGMV
- a CDS encoding FAD-dependent oxidoreductase, translating into MIPAILLMLGIGATCGIVLSLASKVFYVYEDPRIAQVENNLAGANCGGCGYAGCSAAAEAIVSGKEPPTLCIVNSKDGVQAVSKIMGVDAGAAEAPLSYNMCEGGNRAADKYHYMGVTSCKAMSSIYGGHRVCTVGCIGLGDCVKACAFGALEMGPNGHPVVDDDKCVGCGACQKACPKDIIEVKTLTEKLMKFNQQHDPLAPCAQTCPAEINIPRYISQLKAGKYAEAVQTIRMRNPLPLACGRVCPHPCESECRRGIEDEPVSINQLKRFVADYEMNSGNKIPIPCAPENGMKVAVIGGGPGGLSAAYFLRRIGYKVSIFEAMPKLGGMLRYGIPEYRLPKKILDWEIQTILDLGINAFNHLRFGTDFGLGSLMAGGYNAVCLTVGAWKDYSLGIEGEDLPGCFTGIDFLQRMSSGQKVKLGKTAAIVGGGNTAVDCARTLLRCGLEKVYMVYRRTRKEMPANEVEIVASEEEGIEFVFLAAPTRVIAGEDGKCKHLEYLKMELGEPDKSGRRRPVPIEGSETKLDVEMVISAIGQSPDASFKEQDPHRRMTELELTRWNTIDNDPTTLQSSVPYIFTAGDSATGPALVVDAIGSGRRAARSIDLFLKGEPVEPPKDSLQQKRIHESIFKSVEGITPTPRAKMPELPVSERLDSFIEVDQVLDEEEAHREANRCLNCCRICYNPDTPFPIAK